In Pseudomonas fluorescens, one genomic interval encodes:
- a CDS encoding LON peptidase substrate-binding domain-containing protein, with protein MSLPLFPLNTVLFPGCNLDLQIFEARYLDMIGRCMKQAGGFGVVCILDGHEVGVAPEGFALVGCEARITDFQQQDNGLLGIRVQGGRRFQVLRTEVQRDQLILADVEWLDDEPEQPLQDEDADLVALLKALAEHPMVEALNMGTEALGQQSLANQLAYLLPFAEEDKIDLLQLDDPQQRLDAIQALLDELQGELFA; from the coding sequence ATGAGTCTGCCGCTTTTTCCGCTCAACACAGTGCTGTTCCCCGGCTGCAACCTCGACTTGCAGATCTTCGAGGCGCGCTACCTGGACATGATCGGCCGCTGCATGAAACAGGCCGGCGGTTTCGGCGTGGTGTGCATCCTCGATGGCCATGAAGTCGGCGTTGCGCCAGAGGGCTTTGCCCTGGTCGGCTGCGAAGCGCGGATCACCGATTTCCAGCAACAGGACAACGGTCTGCTCGGGATCCGGGTGCAGGGTGGGCGGCGTTTTCAGGTGTTGCGCACGGAAGTGCAGCGCGATCAGTTGATCCTCGCCGACGTCGAGTGGCTGGACGATGAGCCGGAGCAACCGCTGCAGGACGAAGACGCCGATCTGGTGGCGCTGCTCAAGGCCTTGGCCGAGCACCCGATGGTCGAGGCGTTGAACATGGGCACCGAAGCGTTGGGGCAGCAGTCGCTGGCCAATCAACTGGCGTATCTGCTGCCGTTCGCCGAAGAAGACAAGATCGATCTGCTGCAACTCGACGATCCGCAGCAGCGACTGGATGCGATCCAGGCGCTGCTCGATGAGCTGCAGGGCGAGCTGTTCGCCTGA
- a CDS encoding MaoC family dehydratase translates to MPYVPVAELKDYVGKELGRSEWLTIDQERINLFAEATGDYQFIHVDPVKAAQTPFGSTIAHGFLSLSLIPKLMEDILVLPQGLKMVVNYGLDSVRFIQPVKVNSKVRLKVDLAEVTEKKPGQWLLKATATLEIEGSDKPAYIAEPLSLCFV, encoded by the coding sequence ATGCCCTATGTTCCCGTTGCAGAGCTCAAAGATTATGTCGGCAAGGAACTCGGACGTTCCGAATGGCTCACCATCGATCAGGAGCGCATCAACCTGTTCGCCGAAGCCACCGGGGATTATCAGTTCATCCATGTCGATCCGGTCAAAGCCGCGCAAACGCCTTTTGGCAGCACCATTGCCCACGGTTTCCTGTCGTTGTCGCTGATCCCGAAACTGATGGAAGACATCCTCGTGCTGCCGCAAGGCCTGAAGATGGTGGTCAATTACGGTCTGGACAGCGTGCGTTTCATCCAGCCGGTGAAGGTCAATTCAAAAGTGCGCCTGAAAGTCGATCTGGCCGAAGTGACCGAGAAAAAACCCGGTCAATGGCTGCTCAAGGCCACCGCGACGCTTGAGATAGAAGGCTCGGACAAACCGGCCTATATCGCCGAACCGTTGTCGCTCTGCTTCGTTTAA
- a CDS encoding YceK/YidQ family lipoprotein has translation MNKLLMIALALQLAGCATARTLDAAKPGAPVVYSGTRLDLYAMNGGCCAMDRFGAEAPSYPGVDLPASALLDTLLLPLSLLTVIGVGFQATGGL, from the coding sequence ATGAATAAGCTGTTGATGATTGCGCTGGCGCTGCAACTGGCCGGCTGCGCCACCGCGCGCACGCTGGATGCCGCCAAGCCGGGGGCGCCGGTGGTGTATTCCGGGACACGCCTGGATTTGTACGCGATGAATGGCGGGTGCTGCGCGATGGATCGCTTCGGGGCTGAAGCGCCGAGTTATCCGGGAGTGGACCTGCCGGCGAGTGCGTTGCTCGATACGCTGTTGTTGCCGTTGTCGTTGCTCACGGTGATTGGCGTGGGGTTTCAGGCGACTGGCGGATTGTAG
- a CDS encoding CidA/LrgA family protein, with translation MLLRGLTMLVLFQLLGTALNHLLLPVLPGPIIGLLLLLVFLIIRGEVGEPLNLAAGSLLRYLPLLLVPPAVGVMVYASDIAADFWAIVGALVLSLILSMAFAGVLMQRLVKRHAPHSEES, from the coding sequence ATGTTGTTACGTGGCCTGACCATGCTGGTGCTGTTCCAATTGCTCGGCACGGCACTCAACCATTTGCTGTTGCCGGTGCTGCCGGGGCCGATCATCGGTCTGCTGCTGTTGCTGGTGTTCCTGATCATTCGCGGTGAAGTCGGCGAGCCGCTGAACCTCGCGGCCGGCAGTCTGTTGCGTTATCTGCCGCTGCTGCTGGTGCCGCCGGCGGTGGGCGTGATGGTTTATGCGAGCGACATTGCCGCTGACTTCTGGGCCATTGTCGGCGCGCTGGTGTTGTCGTTGATCCTGTCGATGGCCTTCGCCGGGGTGCTGATGCAACGCCTGGTCAAGCGCCATGCGCCGCACTCGGAGGAGTCGTGA
- a CDS encoding oxidoreductase has product MYLTPQHVLLAGATGLTGEHLLDRLLNEPTITRVLAPSRRPLAEHPHLENPVGDPQAFLPQLSGRVDIAYCCLGTTIKQAGSEAAFRAVDLDMVVAFAKRAREMGARHLIVISALGADPKSSIFYNRVKGEMEQALRAQDWPQLTICRPSLLLGDRTEPRLGEQLAAPFSKLIPGKYRGIEACQLARAMWRLALEEQDGVRIVESDELRKLGK; this is encoded by the coding sequence ATGTACTTGACGCCTCAGCACGTATTGCTTGCCGGAGCCACCGGACTGACCGGTGAACATCTGCTCGACCGTTTGCTCAACGAGCCGACGATCACCCGCGTGCTCGCCCCGTCCCGTCGTCCATTGGCGGAGCATCCGCACCTGGAAAACCCGGTGGGCGACCCACAAGCGTTTCTGCCGCAACTCAGTGGTCGCGTCGATATCGCCTATTGCTGCCTCGGCACCACCATCAAACAGGCGGGTTCCGAAGCCGCGTTCCGCGCGGTGGATCTGGACATGGTGGTGGCCTTCGCCAAACGTGCGCGGGAGATGGGCGCGCGGCACCTGATCGTGATCAGCGCGCTGGGCGCCGATCCGAAATCGTCGATTTTCTACAACCGGGTCAAAGGCGAGATGGAGCAGGCGTTGCGCGCGCAGGACTGGCCGCAACTGACCATCTGCCGGCCATCGCTGTTGCTGGGTGATCGTACCGAACCGCGCTTGGGCGAACAGCTGGCGGCGCCGTTTTCCAAACTGATTCCCGGCAAGTACCGCGGCATCGAAGCCTGCCAACTGGCCCGGGCGATGTGGCGCCTGGCGCTGGAAGAACAGGATGGGGTGCGGATCGTCGAGTCGGATGAGTTGCGCAAGCTCGGCAAGTAA
- the mpl gene encoding UDP-N-acetylmuramate:L-alanyl-gamma-D-glutamyl-meso-diaminopimelate ligase, translating into MHIHILGICGTFMGSMAVLAKELGHHVTGSDANVYPPMSTQLEAQGIQLTQGYDPAQLDPAPDLVVIGNAMSRGNPAVEYVLNKGLPYVSGPQWLADHVLQGRWVLAVAGTHGKTTTSSMLAWVLEHAGMSPGFLIGGVPQNFSVSARLGGTPFFVIEADEYDSAFFDKRSKFVHYRPRTAILNNLEFDHADIFPDLPAIERQFHHLVRTIPSEGLVIHPTTEPALQRVIEMGCWTPVQTTGVGGQWQVKLLKDDGSAFEVMFEGVSQGAVEWELTGQHNVANALAALAAARHVGVVPSMGIAGLSAFKNVKRRMEKVAEVRGITIYDDFAHHPTAIATTLDGLRKRIGDAPLIAIIEPRSNSMKLGAHRDGLPDSVVDADQVIWYAPANLGWDLGATAALCSVPSIVSDSLEGIIERVKSQAQPGTHVVIMSNGGFGGLHGKLAEALQ; encoded by the coding sequence ATGCACATTCATATTCTGGGTATCTGCGGGACTTTCATGGGCTCGATGGCGGTTCTGGCCAAAGAGCTGGGCCATCACGTGACCGGCTCCGACGCCAACGTCTATCCGCCGATGAGCACGCAGCTTGAGGCCCAGGGCATTCAGTTGACCCAGGGCTACGACCCGGCCCAGCTCGATCCGGCACCGGATCTGGTGGTGATCGGCAACGCCATGTCCCGCGGCAACCCGGCGGTGGAATATGTGCTGAACAAAGGCCTGCCGTACGTCTCCGGCCCGCAGTGGCTGGCCGATCACGTGCTGCAAGGGCGCTGGGTGCTGGCGGTTGCCGGCACGCACGGCAAGACCACCACCAGCAGCATGCTCGCCTGGGTGCTGGAACATGCCGGCATGAGCCCGGGGTTCCTGATCGGCGGCGTGCCGCAGAACTTCTCGGTGTCCGCACGTCTGGGCGGCACGCCTTTCTTCGTGATCGAGGCCGACGAGTACGACAGCGCGTTTTTCGACAAGCGTTCGAAGTTCGTCCACTACCGCCCGCGCACCGCGATCCTCAACAACCTTGAGTTCGATCACGCCGACATCTTCCCCGATTTGCCGGCGATCGAGCGGCAGTTCCACCACTTGGTGCGGACCATTCCGAGCGAAGGTCTGGTGATCCACCCGACCACCGAACCGGCCTTGCAGCGCGTGATCGAAATGGGCTGCTGGACCCCGGTGCAGACCACCGGCGTCGGCGGTCAGTGGCAGGTCAAGTTGCTGAAAGACGATGGCTCGGCGTTCGAAGTAATGTTCGAAGGCGTGTCCCAGGGCGCGGTCGAATGGGAGCTGACTGGTCAGCACAACGTCGCCAACGCCCTGGCTGCGCTGGCTGCGGCGCGGCATGTCGGTGTGGTGCCGTCGATGGGCATCGCCGGCTTGAGCGCATTCAAGAACGTCAAACGCCGGATGGAGAAAGTCGCCGAAGTACGCGGCATCACCATCTACGACGACTTCGCCCACCACCCGACCGCGATCGCCACCACCCTTGATGGCTTGCGCAAGCGCATCGGCGACGCACCGCTGATCGCGATCATCGAGCCGCGCTCCAACTCGATGAAGCTCGGCGCACACCGTGACGGTCTGCCGGACAGCGTGGTCGATGCCGATCAAGTGATCTGGTACGCCCCGGCCAACCTCGGTTGGGATCTGGGCGCCACCGCCGCGCTGTGCAGCGTGCCATCGATTGTCAGCGATTCGCTGGAAGGTATCATCGAACGCGTGAAGAGCCAGGCCCAGCCCGGTACTCACGTGGTGATCATGAGCAACGGCGGTTTCGGCGGCCTGCACGGCAAACTCGCCGAGGCGCTGCAATGA
- a CDS encoding LrgB family protein, with amino-acid sequence MLFDWQGAWASVIHHPLFGIGITLGAYQLVLAAFEKTRWIFLQPVLVSMLVVIGVLVGCGLTYAEYRKSTEILSILLGPATVALAVPLYLNLKRIRQLFWPIFTTLVIGGVVATGMGVLLGWWFGAEHMILMTMAPKSVTSPIAMLVAEQIGGVAALAAVFVLITGVIGAIFGPALLTRLGVHSPEARGMALGMTAHAVGTSVALQESDECGAFAALAMSLMGVATAVFLPLAVSMVV; translated from the coding sequence ATGCTCTTCGATTGGCAAGGCGCCTGGGCTTCGGTGATCCATCATCCGCTGTTCGGCATCGGCATCACCCTCGGTGCCTATCAACTGGTACTGGCGGCGTTCGAGAAAACCCGCTGGATCTTTCTGCAACCGGTGCTGGTCTCGATGCTGGTGGTGATCGGCGTGCTGGTCGGCTGCGGCCTGACCTACGCCGAGTACCGCAAGAGCACCGAAATCCTCAGCATTCTGCTGGGCCCGGCGACGGTGGCGCTGGCGGTGCCGCTGTATCTCAACCTCAAACGCATCCGCCAATTGTTCTGGCCGATTTTTACTACGCTGGTGATAGGCGGCGTCGTCGCCACGGGCATGGGCGTGTTGCTCGGCTGGTGGTTCGGTGCCGAGCACATGATTCTGATGACCATGGCGCCGAAGTCGGTGACCTCGCCAATTGCCATGCTGGTGGCCGAGCAGATCGGTGGCGTGGCGGCGCTGGCGGCGGTGTTCGTGCTGATCACTGGGGTGATCGGCGCGATCTTCGGTCCGGCGTTGCTGACCCGGCTCGGCGTGCACAGCCCTGAGGCGCGTGGCATGGCGCTGGGCATGACCGCACACGCGGTCGGCACTTCGGTGGCGTTGCAGGAAAGCGATGAGTGCGGCGCCTTCGCGGCGCTGGCGATGAGTCTGATGGGCGTGGCCACGGCGGTGTTCCTGCCGTTGGCGGTGTCGATGGTGGTGTAA
- a CDS encoding C13 family peptidase gives MRPLASLAPLALTLMLTACGDGESLLPPDARLPDGGRYRGELVNGLLQGQGRVDYPNGSWYAGQFDKGQWHGQGEWHGSNGEVYRGQFQQGLFDGQGSLTTNASSYTGGFKQGRRDGEGTLKENAMTYRGEFKADQYSGLGRLEMDDGSSYQGQFAHGKPNGEGQRGDSSGNTFSGHFVNGQLEGNGTFNSADGDIYVGGFKNSQLHGKGRYENADGDVWLGQFKEGALTGKGELIGADGSHYIGFFNDWRFSGQGRLNLSDGSFYIGGFDGDSYAGRGTLVLTDGTVLSGTWINGQRVRDADGKLLPDTLELGLLAQGRLLDNALAAVPASTPAVELYTLTLGGDGKQSVFLRESDYVANMLTTRFGAYGQIRLVNHRDHLVDRPMATRENLRRAAQTLAERSGPEDLVFIYLTSHGTAEHELVLDQPRMELADLPADELAAVLAPLKNRDKVIVISSCYSGGFIPALKDERTLIMTASRADRVSFGCSEEANFTYFGDALFAQALNQTDDLEQAFKLAKATVAERELADNFEASEPQIWAPKTVLAHWQLLRKQQARKALQSAALNDGATNSN, from the coding sequence ATGCGCCCACTCGCTTCTCTTGCACCCCTTGCCCTGACCCTGATGCTCACCGCGTGCGGCGACGGCGAATCGCTGTTGCCCCCGGATGCACGGCTGCCGGACGGCGGACGCTATCGCGGTGAACTGGTGAACGGCTTGCTGCAAGGCCAGGGCCGGGTCGACTACCCCAACGGCAGTTGGTACGCCGGGCAGTTCGACAAGGGCCAATGGCATGGCCAGGGCGAGTGGCACGGCAGCAACGGCGAGGTCTATCGCGGTCAGTTTCAGCAGGGTCTGTTCGATGGCCAGGGCAGCCTGACCACCAACGCCAGCAGTTACACCGGCGGTTTCAAGCAGGGCCGCCGCGATGGCGAAGGCACCCTCAAAGAAAACGCCATGACCTACCGTGGCGAGTTCAAGGCTGACCAGTATTCCGGGCTGGGCCGTCTGGAAATGGACGACGGCAGCTCCTATCAAGGCCAGTTCGCCCACGGCAAACCCAACGGCGAAGGCCAGCGCGGCGACTCTAGCGGCAATACCTTCAGCGGCCATTTCGTCAACGGCCAGCTCGAAGGCAATGGCACATTCAACAGTGCCGATGGCGACATCTATGTCGGCGGCTTCAAGAACAGCCAGCTGCACGGCAAGGGCCGCTACGAGAACGCCGACGGCGACGTGTGGCTCGGCCAGTTCAAGGAAGGCGCGCTGACCGGCAAGGGCGAACTGATCGGCGCCGACGGCAGCCATTACATCGGCTTCTTCAACGACTGGCGCTTCAGCGGTCAGGGCCGCTTGAACCTGTCTGACGGCAGCTTCTACATCGGCGGGTTCGACGGCGACAGCTACGCCGGACGCGGCACTCTGGTGCTGACTGACGGCACCGTGCTCAGCGGTACCTGGATCAACGGCCAGCGCGTACGTGACGCCGACGGCAAGCTGTTGCCCGACACCCTCGAACTCGGCCTTCTGGCCCAGGGCCGCCTACTCGATAACGCGCTGGCCGCCGTGCCCGCCTCGACGCCGGCAGTCGAGCTGTACACCCTGACCCTCGGTGGCGACGGCAAGCAAAGCGTGTTCCTGCGCGAGTCCGACTACGTCGCCAACATGCTCACCACACGTTTCGGTGCCTACGGCCAGATTCGTCTGGTCAACCACCGCGACCACCTCGTCGACCGGCCGATGGCCACTCGCGAGAACCTGCGCCGCGCCGCGCAGACTTTGGCTGAACGCAGCGGCCCGGAAGACCTGGTGTTCATCTACCTGACCAGCCACGGCACCGCCGAACACGAGCTGGTGCTCGATCAGCCGCGCATGGAGCTGGCCGATCTGCCCGCCGACGAACTCGCCGCCGTGCTCGCGCCACTGAAAAATCGCGACAAGGTGATCGTGATTTCATCGTGCTATTCCGGCGGTTTCATCCCCGCGCTGAAAGATGAGCGCACACTGATCATGACCGCCTCGCGTGCCGATCGCGTGTCGTTCGGTTGCTCGGAAGAAGCCAACTTCACCTACTTCGGCGACGCCCTGTTCGCTCAGGCCCTGAACCAGACCGACGATCTAGAGCAGGCTTTCAAACTGGCCAAGGCCACCGTCGCCGAGCGCGAACTGGCGGATAACTTCGAAGCCTCGGAGCCACAGATCTGGGCACCGAAAACCGTGCTGGCACACTGGCAACTGCTGCGTAAACAGCAGGCCAGAAAAGCGTTGCAGAGTGCTGCATTGAACGACGGAGCAACAAACAGCAACTAA
- the ubiX gene encoding flavin prenyltransferase UbiX, translating into MNTFAQSGGPERITLAMTGASGAQYGLRLLDCLVREDREVHFLISKAAQLVMATETDVTLPPKPQMMQAFLTEYTGAAAGQIRVYGKEDWMSPVASGSGAPAAMVVVPCSTGTLSAIATGACNNLIERAADVTLKERRQLILVPREAPYSSIHLEHMLKLSNMGVTILPASPGFYHQPQTIDDLIDFVVARILNLLGIPQDMLPRWGEHHLSSDE; encoded by the coding sequence ATGAACACTTTTGCCCAGAGCGGCGGCCCGGAACGCATCACGCTGGCGATGACCGGCGCGTCCGGCGCGCAGTATGGATTGCGCCTTCTCGACTGCCTGGTACGGGAAGATCGCGAAGTGCACTTCCTGATCTCCAAGGCTGCGCAACTGGTGATGGCCACCGAGACCGATGTCACGCTGCCGCCCAAGCCGCAGATGATGCAGGCGTTCCTCACCGAATACACCGGGGCGGCCGCCGGGCAGATCCGCGTGTACGGCAAGGAAGACTGGATGTCGCCGGTAGCTTCGGGCTCCGGCGCACCGGCGGCGATGGTCGTGGTGCCGTGTTCCACGGGTACCTTGTCGGCGATTGCCACGGGCGCGTGCAACAACTTGATCGAGCGCGCGGCGGACGTCACCTTGAAGGAGCGGCGCCAGTTGATTCTGGTGCCGCGCGAGGCACCGTATTCGAGCATTCATCTGGAGCACATGCTCAAGTTGTCGAACATGGGCGTGACCATCCTGCCGGCCTCGCCGGGTTTCTATCACCAGCCGCAGACCATCGACGACCTGATCGATTTCGTCGTGGCGCGGATTCTCAATCTGCTGGGCATTCCACAGGACATGCTGCCGCGTTGGGGCGAGCATCATCTGAGCAGCGATGAATAA
- a CDS encoding sigma-54-dependent Fis family transcriptional regulator — MHDNHLSRHAQQVLTVSQGKPHLHGPGADPSIARSWLRCLEDYHLDPALTMAPTVLEHGRVLESRERLQQVLQIAGNEMSSLHQQLSGAGHAVLLTDARGVILNCVTAPAERKIFERAGLWLGADWSEACEGTNGIGTCLVERQALTIHQDEHFRGRHTGLTCSASPVFDPHGELLAVLDVSSARHDVSRQSQFHTMALVNLSAKMIESCYFLRCFDNQWLLRFHLQAESVGLFSEGLLAFDGEGRISAVNQSALNLLGHIRGGLLGKPVEAFFDCSLDELLGRASANASASWPLRTRDGRHLFALLRGESRKPAPILPAPVVAKPQALAGICLGDAALQADFRKALRVFERDVPLLINGETGSGKEAFAKAVHHASQRANKAFVALNCAAIPESLIESELFGYRGGSFTGARKDGMRGKLQQADGGTLFLDEIGDMPLALQTRLLRVLEDRQVVPIGGEPEAVNVRIISATHRNLLERVEGGSFREDLYYRLNGLEVALPALRERSDKSQLLDFLLAEEAGGETIVIDDPARQALLAFTWPGNVRQLRNVLRTLAALCDEGRIGLEDLPAMIRQGRPTLELKSVESEHPLEDAERLALLDVLEQTRWHMTQTAQQLGVSRNTLYRKLRKHAISR; from the coding sequence ATGCACGATAACCATTTGAGTCGCCATGCCCAGCAGGTGCTCACCGTCAGTCAGGGCAAGCCGCACCTGCACGGGCCCGGGGCCGATCCGTCGATTGCCCGCTCGTGGCTGCGCTGTCTTGAGGACTATCACCTCGATCCGGCCCTGACCATGGCGCCCACCGTGCTCGAACACGGGCGCGTGCTTGAAAGCCGCGAACGTCTGCAACAGGTGTTGCAGATCGCCGGCAATGAAATGAGCAGCCTGCATCAACAACTGTCGGGCGCCGGTCATGCGGTGCTGTTGACCGACGCGCGCGGGGTGATCCTCAACTGCGTCACCGCACCGGCCGAGCGCAAAATATTCGAACGTGCCGGCCTCTGGCTCGGCGCCGACTGGAGCGAAGCCTGCGAAGGCACCAACGGCATTGGCACCTGTCTGGTCGAGCGCCAGGCACTGACCATCCATCAGGACGAACACTTTCGCGGCCGCCACACCGGCCTGACCTGCTCGGCGAGCCCGGTGTTCGACCCGCACGGCGAACTGCTGGCGGTGCTCGACGTGTCCTCGGCGCGCCACGACGTTTCGCGGCAGAGCCAGTTCCACACCATGGCGCTGGTCAATCTGTCGGCGAAGATGATCGAGAGCTGCTATTTCCTGCGTTGCTTCGATAACCAGTGGCTGCTGCGTTTCCATCTTCAGGCCGAATCCGTCGGCTTGTTCAGCGAAGGGCTGCTGGCGTTTGACGGGGAAGGGCGGATCAGCGCGGTCAACCAGAGCGCGCTGAACCTGCTCGGGCATATTCGCGGTGGTTTGCTCGGCAAACCGGTGGAAGCATTTTTCGATTGTTCGCTGGACGAGTTGCTCGGTCGGGCCAGCGCCAATGCCAGCGCCAGTTGGCCGCTGCGCACCCGCGACGGGCGGCATCTGTTTGCCTTGTTGCGCGGCGAATCGCGCAAGCCGGCGCCGATCCTGCCGGCTCCGGTCGTGGCCAAGCCGCAAGCGCTGGCGGGCATTTGCCTCGGCGACGCGGCGCTGCAAGCGGATTTCCGCAAGGCGCTGCGGGTATTCGAACGCGACGTGCCGCTGCTGATCAATGGCGAAACCGGCTCGGGCAAGGAAGCCTTTGCCAAGGCTGTGCATCACGCCAGCCAGCGCGCCAATAAAGCCTTCGTCGCCCTCAACTGCGCGGCGATCCCGGAAAGCCTGATCGAGAGCGAGCTGTTCGGTTATCGCGGCGGCAGTTTCACCGGCGCGCGCAAGGACGGCATGCGCGGCAAGCTGCAGCAGGCCGATGGCGGCACGTTGTTTCTCGATGAAATCGGTGACATGCCGCTGGCGCTGCAAACCCGGTTGTTGCGAGTGCTGGAAGACCGGCAGGTGGTGCCGATCGGCGGCGAGCCTGAGGCGGTCAACGTGCGGATCATCAGCGCCACTCACCGCAATCTGCTGGAACGGGTCGAAGGCGGCAGCTTCCGCGAAGATCTGTATTACCGGCTCAATGGCCTCGAAGTTGCGCTACCGGCGTTGCGGGAACGCAGTGATAAATCGCAGTTGCTGGATTTCCTGCTGGCCGAGGAGGCCGGCGGCGAAACAATCGTGATCGACGACCCGGCGCGCCAGGCGTTGCTGGCCTTCACCTGGCCGGGCAACGTTCGGCAGTTGCGCAATGTTCTGCGCACATTGGCGGCATTGTGTGATGAAGGGCGAATCGGGTTGGAGGATCTGCCGGCGATGATTCGGCAGGGGCGGCCAACGCTGGAACTGAAGTCGGTTGAATCCGAGCATCCGCTGGAAGATGCCGAACGTCTGGCGTTGCTCGATGTGCTGGAGCAAACGCGCTGGCACATGACCCAGACCGCGCAGCAGCTCGGGGTCAGCCGTAATACCCTCTATAGAAAGCTTCGTAAGCACGCGATCTCCCGTTAA